In Pleurocapsa sp. PCC 7319, the following are encoded in one genomic region:
- a CDS encoding 1-acyl-sn-glycerol-3-phosphate acyltransferase, translating into MLSFTPRLVAHSLISAANLNLTLSYADRIPQDLPTIVVSNHRSFLDAPILIQAFPYSLRIACHHYMGQTPLVRELVNSLGCFPLAQTSQRQRQFLSQASNLLTSRQWVGLFPEGTKPMIEPTAPHEISEFQRGFAHLAWKTPVPSLAVLPVAIASLSETTLPTIPIHWLKKFDQEEPFFQRQGFHPMLIYHRVQVLIGRPYLIDVNKKQQYKGKQAKKLATDLTQYCQNQITELLQEGCF; encoded by the coding sequence ATGTTATCTTTTACACCACGTTTAGTAGCTCATTCTTTAATATCGGCAGCTAATCTTAATTTAACCTTGTCTTATGCTGATCGCATTCCTCAAGATCTTCCTACTATTGTTGTGAGCAATCATCGTAGTTTTTTGGATGCGCCGATTTTAATTCAAGCTTTTCCCTATTCTTTGCGTATTGCCTGTCATCATTACATGGGGCAAACTCCCCTAGTCAGGGAGCTTGTTAACTCTCTAGGGTGTTTTCCATTAGCCCAAACGAGTCAAAGGCAGCGACAATTTTTAAGCCAAGCCAGTAATCTATTGACTTCTCGCCAATGGGTCGGTTTATTTCCTGAAGGAACTAAACCCATGATTGAACCTACTGCTCCCCATGAGATTAGTGAATTCCAACGTGGTTTTGCTCATTTAGCATGGAAAACTCCAGTACCTAGTTTGGCAGTGTTACCAGTAGCGATCGCCTCCTTATCTGAGACTACCTTACCAACTATCCCGATCCACTGGCTCAAAAAATTTGACCAAGAAGAACCATTTTTTCAACGTCAGGGTTTTCATCCTATGTTGATCTATCATCGCGTCCAAGTCTTGATCGGTCGCCCTTACTTAATTGATGTCAATAAAAAACAACAGTATAAAGGAAAACAAGCTAAAAAGTTGGCAACAGATTTAACTCAGTATTGCCAGAATCAAATTACAGAATTATTACAAGAAGGCTGTTTCTAA
- a CDS encoding alpha/beta fold hydrolase encodes MNSEFSVSFIPPEKVNRDLPLFVYLPGMDGTGKLFQKQADKLATCFDLRCLAIRIDNYSNWQDLAGDTVKLIKSELTTKTNQEVYLCGESFGGCLALKTALAESSLIERLILVNPAYASNRLPILGLGANITPWLPNWLHRYSAAGLLPFLAKLNRINDGDRHKLLESMKALPPQVVSWRLSLLTDFKVADEELRSLHIHCLIIAGASDSLLPSVDEGKKLVNILPNAQITVLPQSGHACLLETEVNLYQILVEQNFIPARYAVC; translated from the coding sequence ATGAACTCCGAATTTAGTGTAAGTTTTATTCCTCCTGAGAAAGTCAATCGCGATTTACCTTTGTTTGTTTATTTACCTGGTATGGATGGTACAGGTAAACTATTTCAAAAACAGGCAGATAAACTAGCTACTTGTTTTGATTTACGTTGTCTTGCAATTCGTATTGATAACTATAGTAATTGGCAAGATTTAGCTGGAGACACCGTCAAATTAATCAAATCGGAATTAACCACTAAGACTAATCAAGAAGTATATTTATGTGGCGAATCATTTGGTGGTTGCTTAGCACTAAAAACAGCTTTAGCTGAATCATCTTTGATTGAAAGACTAATTTTAGTTAATCCTGCCTATGCTTCTAATCGACTACCAATTTTGGGTCTGGGAGCGAATATTACCCCTTGGCTGCCAAACTGGTTACATCGCTATTCTGCTGCTGGGCTGTTGCCTTTCCTGGCTAAATTAAACCGAATTAATGATGGCGATCGCCACAAGCTTCTAGAAAGTATGAAAGCACTGCCTCCCCAAGTGGTTAGCTGGCGTTTATCTCTCCTCACAGATTTTAAAGTTGCTGATGAAGAATTACGCAGTTTACATATTCACTGCCTCATTATTGCTGGTGCATCAGATAGCTTGTTGCCTTCAGTAGATGAGGGCAAAAAATTGGTTAATATTTTACCGAACGCACAAATAACAGTGCTACCCCAAAGTGGTCATGCCTGTCTTTTAGAAACTGAAGTTAACCTCTATCAAATCCTAGTAGAACAAAATTTTATTCCTGCTAGATATGCTGTTTGCTGA
- the ilvN gene encoding acetolactate synthase small subunit, whose translation MKHTISVLVEDEAGVLTRIAGLFARRGFNIESLAVGSAEQMGISRITMVVPGDEQVIEQLIKQLYKLISVLKVQDISHQPCVERELMLIKVNANAANRAEVIQITQIFRARIVDLSEEALTIEVVGDPGKIVAIIQMLNKFGIREIARTGKIALTRESRVNTEYLKTLEAKVTL comes from the coding sequence ATGAAGCACACTATTTCTGTCTTAGTAGAGGACGAAGCAGGAGTTTTAACGCGCATTGCCGGATTATTTGCCCGTCGAGGTTTTAATATTGAAAGTCTGGCAGTAGGTTCTGCCGAACAAATGGGGATCTCGCGTATTACTATGGTTGTGCCTGGAGATGAACAGGTGATTGAGCAGTTAATTAAACAACTCTATAAATTAATTAGCGTCCTCAAAGTACAGGATATTAGCCACCAACCTTGTGTAGAGAGAGAACTGATGTTGATTAAGGTTAATGCTAATGCTGCTAATCGAGCAGAAGTAATTCAAATCACTCAAATTTTCCGTGCTCGGATTGTCGATCTTTCGGAAGAAGCTTTAACCATAGAAGTTGTGGGCGATCCAGGTAAAATTGTAGCGATTATTCAGATGTTAAATAAATTTGGTATTCGTGAAATAGCTCGTACCGGCAAAATAGCCTTAACTAGAGAATCCAGAGTTAATACAGAATATCTGAAGACGTTGGAAGCCAAAGTTACTCTTTAA
- a CDS encoding N-acetyltransferase, whose protein sequence is MNIQTKVVAAKGIKFSIFEDEVEIARAYLYVMHNDLHQEPFGLLEDVYVSEQSRGKGMGTRLINQVMAAAQEQGCYKLIATSRKSRPKVHQLYKNLGFQERGLEFRIDF, encoded by the coding sequence ATGAACATTCAAACCAAAGTTGTTGCTGCCAAAGGAATTAAATTTTCTATCTTTGAAGACGAAGTAGAAATAGCTAGGGCTTATCTGTACGTGATGCACAACGATCTGCATCAAGAGCCTTTTGGCTTACTCGAAGATGTTTATGTTTCTGAACAAAGTAGAGGTAAGGGTATGGGAACAAGATTAATTAATCAGGTCATGGCAGCAGCTCAAGAACAAGGTTGTTATAAACTAATTGCAACTAGTAGAAAATCTCGTCCTAAGGTTCATCAACTATACAAGAACCTTGGTTTCCAAGAACGAGGTTTAGAATTTAGGATTGATTTTTAA
- a CDS encoding phosphatase PAP2 family protein: protein MHKISSISKINYYLALLLLFPLFKLCHQIFNKIYPEIDSQIQLTIQEKRILILDIFFKITYQIGGAYITGSIVLMALIMLLYKRYWAEAKALVVATLGIIILIDEILKPFFDRRRPPKPRLVDDLSWDSFPSGHAAGSLVFYFYLSFVLAAQYPQSAKYIYAVATILILIIGFGSIYVNAHWATDILAGYLFGYIWLLVSLTFLKFLSRKKT from the coding sequence ATGCATAAAATCTCAAGTATTAGCAAAATAAACTACTATTTAGCCTTACTTTTGCTATTTCCTTTATTCAAGCTTTGTCATCAAATATTCAATAAAATTTATCCTGAAATTGATTCACAAATTCAGTTAACCATACAAGAAAAAAGAATCCTCATACTTGATATTTTTTTCAAAATTACTTATCAAATTGGTGGTGCTTATATTACAGGGTCTATCGTCTTGATGGCACTAATAATGTTGCTCTACAAACGCTACTGGGCAGAAGCCAAAGCACTAGTCGTTGCTACTTTAGGTATTATCATCCTGATAGATGAAATTCTCAAACCATTTTTTGATCGTCGTCGTCCTCCAAAACCAAGATTGGTAGACGATTTAAGTTGGGATAGTTTTCCCAGTGGTCATGCAGCTGGGAGCTTGGTTTTTTACTTTTATTTATCTTTTGTACTTGCTGCTCAGTATCCTCAATCAGCTAAATATATCTATGCTGTAGCTACTATCTTAATCTTGATAATTGGTTTTGGTAGTATATACGTTAATGCTCACTGGGCGACCGACATTCTAGCAGGTTATCTATTTGGCTATATTTGGTTGCTAGTTAGTTTGACTTTTTTAAAATTCTTGAGTCGTAAGAAAACATAG
- a CDS encoding aminopeptidase P N-terminal domain-containing protein produces MGIEQQEYRQRQQELMSKIGDGTAIFRSAPMATMHNDVEYTYRQDSSFYYLTGFNEPEAVAVFAPHHEEHQYVLFVQPKDPEKETWTGYRCGVEAAKEIYGADEAYPIEELNEKLPQYLTNADRIYYHLGHDEKFNNLVISHWQQLMQGYQKRGRVPLAIEDTRPLIFPMRLVKSPGEIAMMRQATKISAMAHNRAREFAQPGLYEYQVQAEIEHIFRKEGAIGIAYPSIVASGENACILHYIENNRQLQDNELLLIDAGCSYGYYNGDITRTFPVGGKFTPEQKAIYEIVLEAQLKAIAEVQAGKPYNEFHDMAVCVIVQGLLDLGLLTGDLEEIIKEEKYKPFYMHRTGHWLGLDVHDVGVYKHNEETWQNLQPGHIVTVEPGIYISPHIKPAEGQPEIPDNWKGIGIRIEDDVLVTSDGHDILTSDVPKSIEEMERG; encoded by the coding sequence ATGGGGATTGAGCAACAGGAATACCGTCAACGTCAGCAAGAATTAATGTCCAAGATAGGTGATGGTACAGCAATTTTTCGGAGCGCGCCCATGGCAACTATGCACAACGATGTTGAGTATACTTACCGTCAAGATAGTAGCTTTTATTATTTGACGGGTTTTAACGAACCTGAAGCGGTCGCGGTATTTGCTCCCCATCACGAAGAACATCAATATGTATTATTTGTACAGCCCAAAGATCCTGAAAAAGAAACTTGGACGGGCTATCGTTGTGGTGTAGAAGCAGCCAAAGAAATATATGGTGCAGACGAAGCTTATCCCATTGAAGAGTTAAACGAAAAGCTGCCCCAGTATCTAACAAATGCCGATCGCATTTACTATCATTTGGGTCATGATGAGAAATTTAATAATCTAGTAATTTCTCATTGGCAACAATTGATGCAGGGATATCAAAAACGCGGTAGAGTCCCTTTGGCAATTGAAGATACTCGCCCCTTAATCTTCCCGATGCGATTAGTTAAAAGCCCTGGTGAAATAGCAATGATGCGTCAGGCGACTAAGATATCGGCAATGGCACATAATCGAGCCCGCGAATTTGCTCAACCAGGACTATATGAATACCAGGTACAAGCAGAAATTGAACATATTTTCCGAAAAGAGGGGGCGATTGGAATTGCCTACCCTTCAATTGTGGCCTCAGGTGAAAATGCTTGCATTCTTCATTACATTGAAAACAATCGTCAGTTGCAAGACAACGAATTACTATTAATAGATGCTGGTTGTTCCTACGGTTACTACAATGGCGATATTACTCGTACTTTTCCTGTCGGTGGCAAGTTTACCCCTGAGCAAAAAGCTATATATGAAATTGTCTTAGAGGCTCAGTTAAAAGCGATCGCCGAAGTACAAGCAGGAAAACCTTATAATGAGTTTCACGATATGGCGGTCTGTGTCATTGTTCAAGGTTTATTAGACTTGGGACTACTCACAGGGGACTTAGAAGAAATTATCAAAGAAGAAAAATATAAGCCGTTTTATATGCACCGTACAGGACATTGGTTAGGGCTAGATGTCCATGATGTCGGTGTTTATAAACACAATGAAGAAACTTGGCAAAATCTACAACCAGGACATATAGTCACAGTAGAACCAGGAATCTATATTTCTCCCCATATCAAACCCGCTGAAGGACAGCCAGAAATTCCTGATAATTGGAAAGGCATTGGTATTCGTATTGAGGATGATGTACTAGTAACAAGCGATGGACATGACATTCTCACCTCCGACGTGCCTAAATCCATTGAAGAAATGGAGAGAGGTTAA
- a CDS encoding phytanoyl-CoA dioxygenase family protein, translated as MKIVELTKEIVQGKGYVVLPNLLSLQEATEARNLILELAQQEKQEGKLIVQGAKERLYGLIYKGEFFTKLVQDKLILSVIEAILGEDIILGGFSAHILHPGAQRMGVHVDYPYWAMSSPFPTYPILEIQVIWMMEDFTADNGSPLFAAGTQTLATKPDLKQFENTAEKITGTAGTAIISHGLCWHDTSENSSDRPRVSLLGNYTPQYIHPLENNLFDFKEETIANSSPQLRKLLRHTWMSRNKPIYGMKFNMSDK; from the coding sequence GTGAAAATTGTTGAATTAACGAAGGAAATTGTTCAGGGTAAAGGATATGTTGTGTTACCCAACTTGTTGAGTCTTCAAGAAGCAACAGAAGCGAGAAACTTGATCCTAGAACTTGCTCAACAGGAAAAACAAGAAGGTAAATTGATTGTTCAGGGAGCAAAAGAAAGACTATATGGTTTGATTTACAAAGGGGAATTTTTTACCAAATTAGTGCAAGACAAACTAATACTCTCAGTTATTGAAGCCATTTTAGGTGAAGATATCATCTTAGGAGGGTTTTCAGCCCATATTCTTCATCCAGGGGCGCAAAGAATGGGTGTTCATGTAGATTATCCTTATTGGGCAATGTCTTCTCCTTTTCCCACATATCCAATTTTAGAAATTCAGGTTATTTGGATGATGGAAGATTTTACTGCCGATAATGGTTCGCCTTTATTTGCGGCGGGAACACAAACTTTAGCTACTAAACCCGATCTCAAACAGTTTGAAAATACGGCGGAAAAAATTACTGGAACAGCGGGAACAGCAATCATTTCTCACGGACTGTGTTGGCACGATACTTCCGAAAATTCCAGCGATCGCCCTAGAGTATCTCTATTAGGGAATTATACTCCTCAATACATTCACCCTCTTGAAAATAATTTATTTGACTTTAAAGAAGAAACAATTGCCAACTCAAGTCCTCAGTTAAGAAAACTCCTAAGACATACCTGGATGTCCAGAAACAAACCTATATATGGTATGAAGTTTAATATGAGCGATAAGTGA
- a CDS encoding class I SAM-dependent methyltransferase, with translation MTEIQLNQFKQAIAAVYDHRKDSYDLGGKENWHYKLACSLVECADLKSGQKILDLATGTGMVAIEAAKQVGITGQVMGLDISSGLLSVAQQKIDAAGLNDIIQLKLADVEKLDLAENSYDYILCCSALPLFTDVPADLRLWHSFLVPGGKLGLCVFAETAFVFGVVLQTVARRYGIEIIMSDLTGTEAKCHSLLQTAGFKNIQITTEQYGSYITLESSASRAWDTSLQHPHCYPLLQLSPQELEQAKAEYITELESLVTDRGIWNDITTYFVIGEK, from the coding sequence ATGACAGAAATTCAGCTTAATCAATTCAAGCAAGCCATAGCTGCGGTATACGATCACCGTAAAGACTCCTATGATCTAGGCGGAAAAGAAAATTGGCACTATAAGTTAGCCTGTAGTCTGGTAGAGTGCGCAGATCTAAAAAGCGGTCAAAAGATTTTAGATTTAGCGACAGGTACGGGAATGGTAGCTATAGAAGCTGCTAAACAAGTAGGAATAACAGGTCAGGTGATGGGACTGGATATCTCTTCTGGTTTGCTTTCCGTCGCTCAACAGAAAATTGATGCAGCCGGATTAAATGACATTATCCAACTCAAGCTTGCAGATGTCGAAAAACTAGACTTGGCTGAAAATAGCTATGACTATATATTGTGTTGTTCTGCACTTCCTTTATTTACCGATGTTCCTGCTGATTTGCGTCTATGGCATAGTTTTCTCGTACCAGGAGGTAAATTAGGTTTATGTGTTTTTGCTGAAACTGCTTTCGTTTTTGGAGTTGTATTGCAAACAGTAGCTAGACGCTATGGAATTGAAATAATTATGAGTGATTTAACTGGAACTGAAGCAAAATGCCATTCCCTACTTCAAACAGCAGGATTTAAAAATATCCAGATTACAACTGAACAATACGGTAGTTACATAACCTTAGAATCATCAGCCAGTAGAGCTTGGGATACTAGCCTACAGCATCCTCATTGTTATCCTTTATTACAGTTAAGCCCTCAGGAATTGGAACAGGCTAAAGCTGAATACATAACTGAATTAGAATCTTTAGTGACTGATCGAGGCATTTGGAATGATATTACAACCTATTTTGTAATTGGTGAAAAATAG
- a CDS encoding tetratricopeptide repeat protein, protein MKIVLHRCLLGTLSLIVTITFWLNSPVWAESKVNSSKIFNSALDHVHQHNYQQALIGFTQVINQQDSLIGSAYSNRCLVNLQLQNYSAAEADCTFAIQYNSENTEAHLDLGLAYYLREKYELAIAEYQEVIQRDRQDYRAYYNRGLAHYAIRDYEQAIVDYNLALMSPSLIDKEQKTLIYNDRGLTHMMLKNYSQAIADTEQAIDLEHHNYNAYFNQGCAHHRQGDYLAAIEDFTQVVQLNPDLTQAYINRAVLHHQLGHKHAALSDINIALQQYKKQGDHLAYAQVVNLKRKLFYSQPSQLA, encoded by the coding sequence ATGAAGATTGTTTTACACCGATGCTTATTAGGTACTTTGTCCTTAATTGTGACAATTACTTTCTGGCTTAATTCTCCTGTTTGGGCTGAATCTAAGGTAAATAGTTCCAAAATTTTCAACTCTGCCCTAGACCATGTTCATCAACATAACTATCAACAGGCTTTGATTGGCTTTACTCAAGTAATCAATCAGCAAGACAGCTTAATTGGATCTGCTTATAGCAATCGCTGTCTAGTTAATCTACAATTACAAAACTATTCGGCAGCTGAGGCTGACTGTACTTTTGCCATTCAATATAATTCTGAGAATACAGAGGCTCATCTTGACTTGGGGTTAGCTTATTATCTCAGGGAGAAATATGAGCTAGCGATCGCGGAATATCAAGAGGTTATCCAACGGGATCGGCAGGACTATAGAGCTTATTACAATCGCGGTTTAGCTCATTATGCTATACGAGACTATGAGCAAGCAATTGTAGATTACAATTTGGCGTTAATGTCCCCTAGCCTAATCGATAAAGAACAAAAAACACTAATCTATAATGATCGTGGTTTGACTCATATGATGCTCAAAAATTATAGTCAGGCGATCGCTGATACTGAGCAAGCCATTGATTTAGAACATCACAACTATAATGCCTACTTTAATCAAGGCTGCGCTCATCATCGACAAGGAGATTATTTAGCAGCCATTGAAGATTTTACTCAAGTAGTACAATTAAATCCCGACCTTACACAAGCGTATATTAACCGGGCAGTATTACATCATCAATTAGGACACAAGCACGCTGCATTATCTGATATCAATATTGCTTTACAACAATATAAAAAACAAGGCGATCATCTTGCTTACGCTCAAGTTGTCAACCTGAAACGGAAGCTTTTTTACTCTCAACCGAGTCAATTAGCCTGA
- a CDS encoding glycosyl hydrolase family 28-related protein — protein sequence MKTRYWKRWVKAMLLNSFLLLVPVLLWQASPMPESSPVQSRLGVGDRGEWVDFNLFYPSEVVWEPNSSWSGTADNGWGDGDNPCSGALNYEGGRVIDVTKLGVHSAVPNDGKDDTQALITAYDCVVWKYRAVLKNPKYPWSREYLSNIIYLPEGIYEVSRPILFTGGQMLRENDQGAEHAIRFVGQNREHTIIRLTGDPEGYFNNRDEPTPLLSYAHPDTEVNNEVATNVLRNLTIDTGKYRGAVGVRFGGANTAEISNVTVAGNGVCGIWFSISVTQGYYRDITVSGFDRGIFVDEQSTALPTHPNFEYVTLRNQENAGFVINNTSASIRRLVSENTDPSVKSLQLNENSFVVVIDSELNSGFPAIVQNGGNFMTHHVFTPGGYIEEKVSYPHWPKVLSRTQAMSSLNLPIEDAPGIPYLDPSQYPDLAMPYPDLTAPSEYQVVHPNDDIQAILNSGASTLYFVPYPGRFEISKPYTIPQTVTRINFLFSIVTHHSNFGKNETAAFVVETGDENSPPLVLEDGFTPNYTSDSQGFRDAGVRYEGSKMVWFRHVSKRTLVLRHSMNMRNVVYQGTSGAGKAFLDNVSGGPNILGPVFQFREGQKIWARHINPEDTNPAVLNEGATTWIMGYKVEGHSVTDMQNHNGGFLEVLGGVHNELTRGTKPGSVPVFINDNSHTSLTFRETLRAPVYYLVRETRDGETRNLTRRQVPNLDGEALVPLYVGSQ from the coding sequence ATGAAAACACGGTACTGGAAACGATGGGTTAAGGCAATGCTGTTGAACAGCTTCCTGCTGCTCGTACCAGTCTTACTCTGGCAAGCCTCGCCTATGCCTGAGAGTTCCCCAGTCCAAAGCAGGCTTGGGGTTGGAGATCGGGGAGAATGGGTTGATTTCAACTTGTTCTATCCATCTGAGGTTGTCTGGGAACCCAATTCTAGCTGGAGCGGTACAGCCGACAATGGCTGGGGAGATGGCGATAATCCTTGTAGTGGAGCCCTTAACTATGAGGGGGGTCGGGTGATAGATGTAACTAAACTTGGCGTACATTCGGCCGTTCCCAATGACGGCAAAGATGATACCCAGGCCTTGATCACTGCATATGACTGTGTCGTGTGGAAGTATCGGGCGGTGTTAAAAAATCCCAAATACCCCTGGTCGCGAGAGTACCTGAGTAACATCATTTACTTGCCCGAAGGGATCTATGAAGTGAGTAGACCAATTCTCTTCACTGGGGGACAAATGCTGCGTGAGAATGATCAGGGTGCAGAGCATGCTATCCGCTTCGTGGGTCAGAACCGGGAACACACAATCATCAGACTGACAGGTGATCCCGAGGGATATTTCAACAATAGGGACGAGCCTACGCCACTGCTCAGCTATGCCCATCCGGATACCGAGGTAAACAACGAAGTCGCTACTAACGTTTTGCGTAACCTGACCATCGACACTGGCAAATATAGGGGAGCGGTTGGAGTTCGCTTTGGAGGAGCCAACACCGCAGAAATCAGTAATGTGACTGTCGCGGGCAACGGCGTGTGCGGCATATGGTTCTCGATCAGCGTTACTCAGGGATATTATCGCGATATTACCGTGTCTGGCTTTGACCGGGGGATTTTCGTGGATGAGCAATCCACGGCTTTGCCCACACATCCCAACTTTGAGTATGTTACCCTTCGCAATCAGGAGAATGCAGGGTTTGTCATCAACAATACCTCTGCTTCGATACGGAGACTGGTGAGCGAAAACACCGATCCCAGCGTCAAGTCGCTCCAGCTGAACGAGAACTCTTTTGTGGTTGTCATCGATAGCGAGCTGAACAGCGGTTTTCCAGCCATCGTCCAAAACGGCGGCAACTTTATGACGCACCATGTCTTTACGCCAGGGGGCTATATTGAGGAGAAAGTTTCCTATCCACATTGGCCCAAGGTGCTGTCTCGAACCCAAGCCATGAGTTCGCTCAATTTACCCATCGAAGACGCGCCGGGCATACCTTATCTAGACCCAAGCCAATACCCAGACCTGGCCATGCCCTACCCCGACCTCACAGCTCCTTCTGAGTATCAGGTGGTTCATCCGAACGACGACATTCAGGCTATCCTAAATTCTGGGGCCTCGACCCTTTACTTTGTGCCTTACCCAGGGCGTTTCGAGATCTCTAAGCCCTACACCATTCCACAGACCGTCACTCGAATCAATTTTCTCTTTTCGATAGTAACGCATCATAGCAATTTCGGTAAAAACGAGACGGCGGCGTTTGTGGTTGAGACAGGTGATGAAAACAGTCCGCCTTTAGTGCTCGAGGATGGGTTTACGCCCAATTACACCTCCGATAGCCAAGGCTTTAGAGACGCAGGGGTCAGGTATGAGGGATCCAAAATGGTCTGGTTCCGTCATGTGTCCAAGCGTACTCTTGTGCTACGTCACAGCATGAATATGCGTAATGTCGTCTATCAGGGTACTTCTGGGGCAGGTAAGGCGTTTCTCGATAATGTCAGTGGAGGTCCGAACATTCTGGGTCCAGTCTTTCAGTTTCGCGAGGGTCAAAAGATCTGGGCTCGACATATTAATCCGGAAGACACAAACCCGGCGGTTTTGAATGAAGGTGCCACGACCTGGATTATGGGCTATAAAGTGGAAGGACATAGTGTAACAGATATGCAAAACCACAACGGCGGTTTTTTAGAAGTGTTGGGTGGAGTTCACAATGAGTTAACAAGGGGTACTAAGCCTGGATCTGTACCAGTATTTATCAACGACAATTCCCATACTTCGCTGACTTTCCGCGAGACGTTAAGAGCCCCGGTCTACTATCTAGTGCGGGAGACACGCGACGGCGAGACCAGGAACCTGACAAGGAGGCAAGTCCCCAATCTTGACGGCGAGGCTTTGGTGCCGTTGTACGTCGGTAGTCAGTGA
- a CDS encoding trans-aconitate 2-methyltransferase, translating to MNQWNVALYEEKHSYVWQYGSKIIEILGPQSGERILDLGCGTGQLTAEIAATGAEVVGLDSSESAIAQCVQNYPQIEFRVADGANFSCQQPFDAVFSNAALHWIHPPEAAAQCIYQALKPGGRFVAEFGGKNNIKQIIEAINRALATPQYNPWYFPSIAEYSSLLEQCGFNVGYASLFPRPTKLDGENGLSNWLKMFAGDRFSTLEPKKRTAIMSQIESELNSALFRDGHWWADYQRIRIVATKPDNQLLY from the coding sequence ATGAATCAATGGAATGTGGCACTTTATGAAGAAAAACATAGCTACGTTTGGCAATATGGCTCAAAAATCATAGAAATACTTGGACCTCAGTCAGGAGAGCGTATTCTAGATCTAGGTTGTGGAACTGGGCAATTAACAGCGGAGATTGCGGCAACTGGTGCAGAAGTAGTCGGTTTAGATAGTTCAGAATCAGCGATCGCTCAATGTGTTCAAAATTATCCTCAGATTGAATTTAGAGTTGCCGATGGTGCCAACTTTTCCTGCCAACAACCCTTTGATGCCGTTTTTTCTAACGCAGCTTTACATTGGATTCATCCTCCAGAAGCTGCAGCTCAATGTATTTATCAAGCTTTAAAGCCAGGAGGACGATTTGTAGCAGAATTTGGTGGCAAAAATAATATCAAACAAATCATTGAAGCAATTAATCGAGCTTTGGCAACACCTCAATACAATCCTTGGTATTTCCCTAGTATTGCTGAATATAGCAGTCTCCTCGAACAATGTGGATTTAATGTTGGTTATGCATCGCTATTTCCTCGTCCAACAAAATTAGACGGTGAAAATGGGTTGTCAAACTGGCTCAAAATGTTTGCTGGCGATCGTTTTTCTACCCTGGAACCAAAAAAGAGAACGGCCATCATGAGTCAGATTGAGTCTGAATTGAATTCTGCTCTATTTCGAGATGGTCATTGGTGGGCAGATTATCAAAGAATACGTATTGTCGCTACTAAACCAGATAATCAACTTTTATATTAG